A region of Staphylococcus sp. IVB6181 DNA encodes the following proteins:
- a CDS encoding NAD-dependent epimerase/dehydratase family protein, whose protein sequence is MQTVLGSNGQIGQEIAKELYRNFTKEIRLVSRKPKKIHETDEVIPADLMNYEEALNAIEGSEIVYFAVGLPADSQMWETHFPKMMENVIKACQVTGAKLAFFDNTYMYEKNANVQKENSPFLPVGRKSKVRADMAQMVLEAIEDKTIEAVIGRAPEFYGPDRTQSITNTLVFNRIKANKKPIIPVSASVLRTLIWTPDASRALALLGNTPDAYGQTWHLPTDKSITYKTLIEITEAVTGQTIKYMILPIGVFKFGSFFNNQVKELMELLPRYKYDNIFSSQKFKQRFPEFKVTTFKEGIEQVFHQ, encoded by the coding sequence ATGCAGACAGTATTAGGTAGTAATGGACAAATTGGTCAAGAAATTGCAAAAGAATTATATAGAAATTTCACAAAAGAAATTCGATTAGTCAGTCGAAAACCTAAAAAAATTCATGAAACTGATGAAGTTATACCTGCAGATTTAATGAACTATGAAGAAGCATTAAATGCCATTGAGGGTAGTGAGATTGTTTATTTTGCAGTAGGCCTTCCTGCTGATTCACAAATGTGGGAAACGCACTTTCCCAAAATGATGGAAAATGTCATTAAAGCATGTCAAGTTACTGGTGCAAAACTTGCATTCTTTGATAATACGTATATGTATGAAAAAAATGCTAACGTGCAAAAAGAAAATAGTCCGTTTCTTCCAGTAGGACGAAAATCAAAAGTTCGTGCAGATATGGCTCAAATGGTATTAGAGGCAATTGAAGATAAAACAATTGAAGCAGTCATTGGGCGTGCACCGGAATTCTATGGACCAGATCGCACACAAAGTATTACAAATACATTAGTGTTTAATAGAATTAAAGCAAACAAAAAACCTATAATTCCAGTAAGCGCTTCTGTCCTAAGAACATTAATATGGACGCCGGATGCCAGTCGTGCGCTTGCATTGCTTGGAAATACTCCAGATGCTTATGGTCAAACATGGCATTTGCCTACAGATAAAAGTATTACTTATAAAACCTTAATAGAAATAACAGAGGCTGTAACAGGACAAACTATTAAATACATGATATTGCCAATAGGCGTGTTTAAATTTGGCAGTTTCTTTAATAATCAGGTTAAAGAATTGATGGAATTATTACCGAGATATAAATATGACAATATTTTCAGCTCACAAAAATTTAAACAAAGATTTCCTGAGTTTAAAGTGACAACATTTAAAGAAGGCATCGAGCAAGTCTTTCATCAATAA
- a CDS encoding type 1 glutamine amidotransferase domain-containing protein, with product MKKIMIVDTSSAQFGENDKPTRLWLGELVHFYDYFNNDNYQIDIYNIKGGETPIDPVSLKPFVFDSLTKKYFEDQAFMALLQNSPSISEANSLDYNVIYFTGGHGVMFDFLDNEVIQNAVNEIYNHGGVVSAVCHGIAALLNVKDKKGRYFIDNKALTGFSNVEEVLANRKQLVPFMLETELKKRDAKYSKAKLPFRPYVVKDDRLVTGQNPQSPKKVAEAVESILK from the coding sequence ATGAAGAAAATAATGATAGTCGATACATCAAGTGCACAATTTGGAGAAAATGATAAACCAACTAGGTTATGGTTAGGTGAACTTGTTCATTTTTACGACTACTTTAATAACGATAACTATCAGATTGATATTTATAATATAAAAGGCGGAGAAACACCTATTGATCCAGTCAGTTTAAAGCCTTTTGTTTTTGATAGCTTAACTAAGAAGTATTTTGAGGATCAAGCATTTATGGCATTATTACAGAACTCACCATCGATTAGTGAAGCGAACTCATTAGATTATAACGTAATCTATTTTACAGGTGGGCATGGTGTGATGTTTGATTTTCTTGATAACGAAGTGATTCAAAATGCGGTCAATGAGATTTACAATCATGGCGGTGTAGTTTCTGCAGTATGCCATGGTATCGCAGCTTTATTAAATGTTAAGGATAAGAAGGGCAGATACTTTATTGATAATAAAGCACTTACGGGTTTCTCAAATGTGGAAGAAGTCTTAGCAAATCGTAAACAACTCGTTCCGTTTATGTTAGAAACTGAATTGAAAAAAAGAGATGCAAAATATAGTAAAGCTAAACTACCATTTAGACCTTATGTGGTTAAAGATGACCGCTTAGTTACTGGTCAAAACCCGCAATCACCTAAGAAAGTTGCTGAGGCAGTAGAAAGCATACTTAAATAG
- a CDS encoding helix-turn-helix transcriptional regulator, with the protein MPEQSAEKTLEVFRQGSKFLNTLQDEKRQQILILLCKEKELTVKEITDSLPISRPAVSHHLKVMLDAGLLSVRQAGLERYYSSDLTDALDWLKTLTHELEMNIKK; encoded by the coding sequence ATGCCAGAACAATCAGCTGAAAAAACTTTAGAGGTGTTTCGACAAGGCTCAAAATTTTTAAATACACTTCAAGATGAAAAGCGTCAACAAATACTCATTTTATTATGTAAAGAGAAGGAGTTAACAGTTAAAGAAATCACAGATTCTTTACCTATTTCTCGTCCCGCAGTGTCACATCATTTAAAAGTAATGTTAGATGCTGGACTGTTATCGGTAAGACAAGCAGGTCTTGAAAGATATTATAGTTCAGATTTAACAGATGCTTTAGATTGGTTAAAGACATTAACACATGAACTTGAGATGAATATCAAAAAATAA
- a CDS encoding alpha/beta hydrolase — MNKKVVLEAAAKNFSDENKPHPRIYELDPKDGRELLEEVQSSPVDKYDVDIKDTVFNTKEWGEVPVRFISPKGNNKKLPVIYYIHGAGWVFGSRHTHDKLVRELAVRTNSVVVFPEYTLSPEAKYPTAIEQNYDVLQQLPDVAEEENLNLDKLTVAGDSVGGNMATVMTIMTKQRKGLPIQQQLLYYPVTNAAFDTESYNEFEEGYYLTREGMEWFWNQYTTDPNERAEITASPLRASVEELEGLPPAMILNAEADVLRDEGEAYANKLREAGVEVTQMRFQGIIHDFVMVNVLDQTNAARAAMDVSTTWIDKKNNQ; from the coding sequence ATGAATAAAAAAGTAGTTTTAGAAGCAGCAGCAAAGAATTTCAGTGATGAAAACAAACCGCACCCAAGAATCTATGAACTTGATCCTAAAGACGGGCGTGAATTACTTGAAGAAGTACAATCTTCTCCTGTTGATAAATATGACGTAGATATAAAAGATACTGTTTTTAATACTAAAGAATGGGGAGAAGTACCTGTGCGTTTTATTTCTCCTAAAGGCAACAATAAAAAACTTCCAGTTATATATTACATTCATGGTGCTGGCTGGGTCTTTGGCAGTCGACACACACATGATAAATTAGTTAGAGAATTAGCAGTTCGTACCAATTCAGTGGTCGTATTCCCTGAATATACACTTTCGCCAGAAGCTAAATATCCAACTGCGATTGAACAAAATTATGATGTTTTACAACAATTACCAGATGTAGCAGAAGAAGAAAATCTGAATCTTGATAAGTTAACTGTAGCGGGTGATTCAGTTGGCGGAAATATGGCAACAGTTATGACAATTATGACTAAGCAACGTAAAGGATTACCTATTCAACAACAACTGCTCTATTATCCAGTCACAAATGCGGCCTTTGACACTGAATCATATAATGAATTTGAAGAAGGCTATTATTTAACACGAGAAGGTATGGAATGGTTTTGGAATCAGTATACAACTGATCCAAATGAAAGAGCAGAAATCACTGCCTCTCCATTACGTGCTTCAGTTGAAGAGTTAGAGGGCTTACCACCCGCTATGATTTTGAATGCGGAAGCGGATGTATTACGTGATGAAGGCGAAGCATATGCAAACAAATTAAGAGAAGCTGGCGTAGAAGTGACACAAATGCGTTTCCAAGGTATCATTCATGATTTCGTAATGGTGAATGTTTTAGACCAAACAAATGCTGCACGAGCAGCTATGGATGTTTCAACGACATGGATTGATAAAAAGAATAATCAATAA
- a CDS encoding glycosyltransferase yields the protein MKVNILGFNLFAKGGTTRSNINLIKAFQQAGHDVTYFNYLHYEDEAIMKLVIHENINPKRLEIKSHKETKALSDADILILTRESLFKIARDVKKHNKNIKIIGEVHGPLWYLEDDADLALDAIDAVRVSTKEIQEAFSNRFHYSSVFHYYVNAAHIQINEHPINTKRNLFIKSRFEDGIKDISYVIKLMDYIVNIKQDKAIQLYIQGYGPSEVLYQNLIHYYNLEDNVHLNQKVPQTYIYVSSSPYETLGYSILEAMATGNQALIYPGDDNVLQAIYEKYHNVHFMKKEVEHDYSILKSMLEHKYTNAERLEDVNAMKADFQPETYAEDYLTLFNKAMSNRSLLPIKLERKIKGFNTNGLKFLNKRKNV from the coding sequence ATGAAAGTTAATATATTAGGTTTTAATTTGTTCGCTAAAGGCGGTACAACCAGAAGCAATATCAATCTCATTAAAGCGTTCCAACAAGCAGGGCACGATGTTACATATTTTAATTACTTACATTATGAAGATGAGGCGATTATGAAATTAGTAATCCATGAAAATATTAACCCTAAGCGTCTTGAAATCAAATCACATAAAGAAACGAAAGCCTTATCAGATGCGGATATTTTAATTCTGACAAGAGAGTCGTTATTCAAAATTGCAAGAGATGTTAAGAAACACAATAAAAACATAAAAATTATCGGAGAGGTTCATGGACCATTATGGTATCTTGAGGACGATGCAGACTTAGCTTTAGATGCGATCGATGCGGTACGTGTAAGCACTAAAGAAATACAAGAAGCATTTAGCAATAGATTCCATTATTCATCGGTTTTCCATTACTATGTCAATGCTGCGCATATTCAAATCAATGAACACCCTATCAATACTAAACGCAACTTGTTCATCAAATCCCGCTTTGAAGACGGCATCAAAGACATTTCTTATGTCATTAAACTGATGGACTACATCGTTAACATAAAACAAGATAAGGCTATTCAACTTTATATTCAAGGTTATGGTCCTTCTGAAGTTTTATATCAAAACTTAATTCACTACTATAACTTAGAAGATAATGTGCATTTAAATCAAAAGGTACCTCAAACCTATATCTATGTTTCCTCATCGCCTTATGAAACTTTGGGCTACTCCATATTAGAAGCTATGGCAACGGGTAATCAAGCACTTATTTATCCAGGTGATGACAATGTGTTACAAGCGATATATGAGAAATACCATAACGTTCACTTTATGAAAAAAGAAGTTGAACATGACTATTCAATATTAAAAAGCATGTTAGAACATAAATATACGAATGCTGAACGTCTAGAAGATGTTAACGCAATGAAAGCAGATTTCCAACCAGAAACATACGCAGAAGATTATCTAACCTTATTTAATAAGGCTATGTCGAACCGCTCGCTTTTACCGATTAAATTAGAACGCAAAATCAAAGGGTTTAATACGAACGGTCTTAAATTTTTAAACAAGCGGAAAAATGTATAA